The genomic window GAGCGTGACAAAGCTGGCACCCGGCACCTGCAATTGCGCGGGCGCCTGTTCAAGGTCTGGCAGCCACAACTCGCCAGTCGCAACACCCCGCTCGATGGCTTTCCAGGCAACGCTAAGCAAACTCCGGCGCAACTTAGGGCTTGATCCAATAACGCCCAAGGCAGCCGGCAACCCAGAGTTATTTTGCGTGTTCTCATCAGGCGATGACATAAGCACCGTACCCCACAACGCTATCCCGGGACCCCGCAGTGTCGCCTGAATTACGCAGATCAATACAGCGCGCACCAAGACCCCGCAGGGCTGCTGCACGCAAGAGGCCGTTGACCGCCACGCAGCCACAGGCCTGATCAGAATGCAGCGCCGGATCCAGCTGTTCTATGTGATGAGTGGTGGCTTGGTCGAGGCGCTGCGCCACGGCGTAACTGTGGTAATGACTCAGATCACTGCTGACGATAACCAGGGTATCCGGGTTATCGAGCCCAACCCCCACAAGCGCAGCAATGGCTTCGGGTACAACCTGCCCCACGATCACCGGCAATAACTGCCAGTCTGGATTGAGACGCAGCAAAAACGGCAGCTGTACCTCAAGGCAATGCTCAAGCCGGTGCGCCTCATCGTTATACTCAACCCAGCCATTATCGACCCAGCCCCGCAGAGCGGCCGCGTCCAGCGTCATCACACCCAGCGGGCACGCAAAGCCACTTACGGCTGGCACCGCCATGGCGCGCAGCGGTACACGGTGATTGGGCCCCAGCAGTAGTACGCGTCTAAAAGACTGACCAGCGTCTCGCAGCAAGCAAAAGGCGCTAGCAGCCACGGCACCGGAATAGATCAATCCCGCATGGGGCACAATCAATGCCCGAGGCACTTTGCCGGGGTTTTGCTCACCGACAGCGTTATCCAGCAAGCGCTGCACCAGGGTACCGAGCTCGGCTTTATCGGCTGGATAGAAAGTGCCGCTCACCGCCGCCTGCCGTACATTCATCACCCACCTCCCGCGCAGATAGAGCGAGCTCGCTACAGAATTCAAGCGCGAGCCCCGCAATCTTGCACTGTGCAAATTATAGCCGCCGATACTCGCAACCTGAGGCAGCCGCAGATTGACTAAGCTTTAAACAGGCTCAGCCACATCACAGTGCGAGGCAACGCCATGCCAAGGTCCCCTATAGCAGCGCACCCTGTAACAGCGCCCCCCACAACAGCAGTACCGACGCGCTACTGGCACGCCGTCGAGCGCGGCAAGATACAGTGCGATGTCTGCCCCCGACTGTGCAAACTCAGCGAGGGCCAGCGCGGACTCTGCTACGTGCGCGGCCGCGAAAACGACCAGATCATGCTCTACAGCTACGGCCGCTCCAGTGGTTTTTGTGTCGACCCGATCGAGAAAAAACCACTGAACCACTTTCTGCCGGGCACAGCTGTGCTGTCCTTCGGCACCGCCGGCTGCAATCTGGCCTGCAAATTCTGCCAGAACTGGGACATGAGCAAATCCCGTGACATGGATACCCTGGCCGACAGTGCCAGCCCTGAGGACCTCGCCGCGACCTGCAAGCGACTGGCGTGCCGCTCCATCGCTTTCACCTACAACGATCCGGTGATTTTCATGGAATACGCCATGGATGTGGCCGATGCCTGCCACGAACAGAACATTCGCGCCGTGGCGGTGACCGCAGGCTATATATGCCCGGCGCCGCGGGCCGAATTCTATCGCCATATAGATGCCGCCAATGTCGATCTGAAGGCTTTCACCGAGCGCTTCTACAGCAAGATCTGTGGCGGCGCCCTGGCGCCGGTGCTCGACACCCTGCTCTATTTGCACGACACCCAGGTGTGGTTCGAAATTACCAATCTGCTGATTCCCGATGAAAACGACAGCAACACTGAAATAGAAGCCATGAGCCGCTGGATCTTCGAGCATCTGGGGCCCGACAGGCCGCTGCACTTCAGCGCCTTCCACCCCGACTGGAAAATGCTCGACAAGGCACGCACACCCCAGGCAACCCTCAGCCGGGCACGGCGAATCGCGATGGAACAGGGGTTAAGGTATGTCTATACGGGCAACGTGCACGACCCTGCGGGCAGCTCGACCTGGTGCCCGGGTTGTGGGCAACGGCTGATCGAGCGGGACTGGTACGAACTTGGGGAATGGCAGCTGGATGCGAGGGGATGCTGCAGTCACTGCGGCACCCGAATACCCGGGCATTTCGAGGCAGCGCCTGGCGACTGGGGCGCAAAGCGCATGCCGGTGCGCATTCAAAGCCTCGAGCTCTAAAGCGCCATCCGGATTCAGGAACCCGATCAGGCGGCGCGCTGCTCGATCAGCAGCTGACGAATGGGCTCAATATCGCGCAGTGTCTTGACCTGACTGAACAGCTGTTCCGCCTCGGGATAGTGTTTTTTCAGCTGATGCAGCCACTGCTTGAGACGGCCATGCACATAGCCGCGTACCTTGTCGGCCACAATCTGCTCAAAATAGTCGAGCAGTACGCCCTGCATTTCGAACCAGTCGATACCCGCTTCGGCTTCGCCCTGCAAGCGCCGCTTGATGGAACGGGCCAGATCCGGCCTTGAGATCAGGCCGCGACCGATCATGATATCGCGACAACCACTGACGTCACGGCAACGCTGATAGTCATCCCAGCTCCAGACCTCGCCATTGGCGGTGACCGGAATGGGAATGGCCTCGCGAATCTGGGCAATGTACTCCCAGTAGGCCGGCGGGCGATAGCCCTCGACCTTGGTGCGGGCATGCACCGCCAGGCCATCGGCGCCGGCCTCGAAAATAGCCTGGGCATTGTCCAGCGCCAGCGCCTTGTCGCTGTAGCCCAGGCGCATCTTGGCCGTCACCGGAATATGCGCCGGCACAGCCCCACGCACCGCCGCCACTATGGCGTGTACATCCTGCGGTGTATCCAGCAACACGGCCCCGCCGCGATTGCGATTGACGGTCTTGGCCGGGCAGCCAAAGTTGAGGTCAATACCGGGGGCGCCCAGTGCCGCGGCACGCTCGGCATTGGCGGCCATGAGTTCTGGATCACTGCCGAGCAACTGCACTATAACCGGCACACCGCTGGGCGTGGTGCCGCCGCGCAGCAGCTCCGGCGCCAGGCGATGGAAGACAGTGTCGGGCAACAGATTCTGACTAACACGGACAAATTCAGTCACGCACAGATCGATGCCGCCGATGCGCGTCAGTACATCACGCATCAGGTAATCGACCACGCCTTCCATCGGTGCCAGTATGATTTTCACGTTTTGATCATCTAAAGTGTGTTCATCGAAACAGCGGAAAACCGCATATTATACGGTGATCGGAATAAAGGGAGGAATTCTATGCGTCTTTTCGTGGCCATCGACCTGCCCGACCCGCTGCAGGACGCCATCGCCCGCCTGCAGCAACCGGTACGTCACCTGCACTGGACTGCACCGGAGCGGCTGCATATCACACTGCAGTTTCTGGGCGAGCAACCCGGCCACCGTCTGGAGACCATTTACAGCGCTCTGGAGGACATCGAGTTCGCGCCACTGGACCTGCGCTGCGAGGGTGTAGGGCAGTTTTCATCCGGGGTCATCTGGCTGGGCGTCGAT from Marinobacterium aestuarii includes these protein-coding regions:
- the amrB gene encoding AmmeMemoRadiSam system protein B, giving the protein MNVRQAAVSGTFYPADKAELGTLVQRLLDNAVGEQNPGKVPRALIVPHAGLIYSGAVAASAFCLLRDAGQSFRRVLLLGPNHRVPLRAMAVPAVSGFACPLGVMTLDAAALRGWVDNGWVEYNDEAHRLEHCLEVQLPFLLRLNPDWQLLPVIVGQVVPEAIAALVGVGLDNPDTLVIVSSDLSHYHSYAVAQRLDQATTHHIEQLDPALHSDQACGCVAVNGLLRAAALRGLGARCIDLRNSGDTAGSRDSVVGYGAYVIA
- the amrS gene encoding AmmeMemoRadiSam system radical SAM enzyme; this translates as MPRSPIAAHPVTAPPTTAVPTRYWHAVERGKIQCDVCPRLCKLSEGQRGLCYVRGRENDQIMLYSYGRSSGFCVDPIEKKPLNHFLPGTAVLSFGTAGCNLACKFCQNWDMSKSRDMDTLADSASPEDLAATCKRLACRSIAFTYNDPVIFMEYAMDVADACHEQNIRAVAVTAGYICPAPRAEFYRHIDAANVDLKAFTERFYSKICGGALAPVLDTLLYLHDTQVWFEITNLLIPDENDSNTEIEAMSRWIFEHLGPDRPLHFSAFHPDWKMLDKARTPQATLSRARRIAMEQGLRYVYTGNVHDPAGSSTWCPGCGQRLIERDWYELGEWQLDARGCCSHCGTRIPGHFEAAPGDWGAKRMPVRIQSLEL
- a CDS encoding tRNA dihydrouridine synthase, yielding MKIILAPMEGVVDYLMRDVLTRIGGIDLCVTEFVRVSQNLLPDTVFHRLAPELLRGGTTPSGVPVIVQLLGSDPELMAANAERAAALGAPGIDLNFGCPAKTVNRNRGGAVLLDTPQDVHAIVAAVRGAVPAHIPVTAKMRLGYSDKALALDNAQAIFEAGADGLAVHARTKVEGYRPPAYWEYIAQIREAIPIPVTANGEVWSWDDYQRCRDVSGCRDIMIGRGLISRPDLARSIKRRLQGEAEAGIDWFEMQGVLLDYFEQIVADKVRGYVHGRLKQWLHQLKKHYPEAEQLFSQVKTLRDIEPIRQLLIEQRAA